A window of Pullulanibacillus sp. KACC 23026 genomic DNA:
ATCGATAAGAAAACCGTTGATTTTGTCTCAAACTTTGATGATTCAACGGAAGAACCGATTGTATTTCCAGCCAAATTCCCCAATCTCCTTGTTAATGGATCCACCGGAATTTCGGCCGGTTACGCAACGGATATTCCTTCTCATAATTTAAATGAAGTGATTGATGCGACCATTTATGCGATGGAACACCCTGAATGCACGCTCGGCGATCTGATGCAGTTCGTAAAGGGGCCAGATTTTCCAACCGGAGGCATCCTCCAAGGACTTGAAGGAATAAAGAAAGCCTATCAAACTGGAAAAGGCAAGGTCGTACTGCGAGGAAAAGCAGAAATTGAACCGCTTAAGGGTGGTCGCGAGCAAATCGTCATTACTGAACTCCCTTATGATGTCAACAAAGCCAATCTTGTGAAAAAGATGGAGGAGCTTCGTTTAGATCGAAAGGTCGAGGGAGTAGCTGAAGTTCGTGATGAAACCGATCGGACAGGTCTTCGCGTTGTCATCGAACTAAAAAAAGATGGCGATGCAGAAGGCATCCTAAAGTATTTTTATAAGAACACAGATCTTCAGATTACGTACAATTTCAACATGGTGGCTATATCCAAAAAAACACCTAAGCTTATGGGGTTAAAGGATATCCTTACCTCCTACATTGATCACCAAAAAGAAGTTGTAACTCGCAGATCTCAATATGAACTTCAAAGAGCGCGCGATCGACGCCATATCGTTGATGGATTGATTAAAGCGATCTCGATTTTGGATGAAGTGATTGCAACGATTCGTGCGTCTAAGGACAAAAAAGACGCTAAACAAAATTTAATGACAGCTTTTCAGTTTACCGAACCGCAGTCAGAAGCCATAGTTAACCTTCAATTATATCGGTTAACGAATACCGATATACAAACACTCCAAGCGGAAGCAGAGGAGCTTGAAAAGAAAATTGCTGAGCTCGAAGCTATTTTGGGTTCTGAGAAACGTTTAATCAACGTGATTAAATCTGAATTGCTCGATGTTAAAAAACGGTTCAGTTCACCTAGGCGAACCGTTATTGAGGCCGAAATCGAGGAGATTAAGATTGATTTAGAAGTGGTCGTGGCTGCAGAGGATGTGCAATTAGTCGTCACGAAGGAAGGCTATATTAAACGTTCCAGTCTTCGTTCTTACGCCGCTTCTAATGGTGAAGAGGGTGCCATGAAAGAAGGCGATCGAGTTCTCTATGAACAGCAAGTGAATACGACGGACACACTGCTTGTCTTCACGGATAAAGGGAATTATCTCTATCTCCCGATTCATGAGATCCCTGATAAAAAATGGAAGGAAATGGGACAGCCGATTGCACAATTAATCCCGATTGATTCCGATGAAACGATTGTCGAGGCCCTGTCCCTCCAATCCTTCGATACGCCTCATTTCTTGACTTTCTTTACAAAAAACGGTCTCGTCAAACGGACAGAGCTCAGTCAATATAAAGCTCAGCGCTATTCAAAACCGTTAATGGCTTT
This region includes:
- the parC gene encoding DNA topoisomerase IV subunit A codes for the protein MGKPEKLLDLPLEDVIGDRFGIYSKYIIQERALPDVRDGLKPVQRRILFAMHQEGNTQEKPFRKSAKTVGNVIGNYHPHGDSSVYEAMVRMSQDWKMRNVLIEMHGNNGSLDGDPPAAMRYTEARLSAIASELLRDIDKKTVDFVSNFDDSTEEPIVFPAKFPNLLVNGSTGISAGYATDIPSHNLNEVIDATIYAMEHPECTLGDLMQFVKGPDFPTGGILQGLEGIKKAYQTGKGKVVLRGKAEIEPLKGGREQIVITELPYDVNKANLVKKMEELRLDRKVEGVAEVRDETDRTGLRVVIELKKDGDAEGILKYFYKNTDLQITYNFNMVAISKKTPKLMGLKDILTSYIDHQKEVVTRRSQYELQRARDRRHIVDGLIKAISILDEVIATIRASKDKKDAKQNLMTAFQFTEPQSEAIVNLQLYRLTNTDIQTLQAEAEELEKKIAELEAILGSEKRLINVIKSELLDVKKRFSSPRRTVIEAEIEEIKIDLEVVVAAEDVQLVVTKEGYIKRSSLRSYAASNGEEGAMKEGDRVLYEQQVNTTDTLLVFTDKGNYLYLPIHEIPDKKWKEMGQPIAQLIPIDSDETIVEALSLQSFDTPHFLTFFTKNGLVKRTELSQYKAQRYSKPLMALKLKEDDRVIDVHLTDGQMNFVLATVNGYGLWFDEEEVSVVGQRAAGVKAINLKDNDLVIGAKAFPVGQNPDLFIATQRGAVKKMSVYSQLEKSTRARRGLIMLRELKTNPHRIVGIDLVDQNDVMALETENGREIEIEMTTLKNHDRYNNGSFIIDEEADGRIIDIWKLSIKKEDTLF